GCatttttacgcagaaaactatgttttctgactcagaaaaattcactgagtccaaatatgatatttaaattatcaaattccgattgctaaattttctaaccatatttgctcttttttaatttattatttaattaattccgGTTTGACCGAGTTTTGCATTTTAcccccctaacagaaattttcacCCTTGAAAATTCCATCCGCCACCACGAGTACATGAGTGTAGTCTGCCTTTATATCCAATACATAGTAGTTCCAAGGTCTTTTTACTTAGTGCGCTTCCGTTGCCGCGCTCTGATTCCTTTATCTCCGAGACTCTCGATCATTCGTCCAACGCCGACCAACAGCCTCGTTCATTACTTTCATCATCTCATCAACTCACATcttattaaatctcaaatcatgtcatcaataatatCACCATCATCATTAATCATAGTCATCATCCCatatcactataatcaaccAAAAATCATCACCATGCCTTAATCATACTCCATCCttatcctctctctctctctctctcaagcCAATTACCACTAATCACAGCTCAACACCAAGCATAACCTCCAGACTTACTTTCTTATTCCCAAACCCtcgaatttatatataaattgcctctttcaaattcttggaaaattttcaacagcacctcccctaaTAACTGAAGTTTGCCACCCATCACGAGTCCCCTCCTTTCAACCTCAACTCAATCAAAACCAACATTTTCAAATCCATCATTTAGGACCATTCcttatgtatttaaataaaaggAAACTAAAAGTCACGGATTCAATCCGTTTCACCAAAAATCCAGAAATCAACCAATTAAATAACAAACACAACATATCAATCTCAACAGAAAATCGTTTACATCACAGGCATTTAAAATGATGATATTGAAGTGTCAAAGAATTTTGATGTACTAATGTGGGTGTGTGTGTCTGACTCATTTGTTGTTAATAGGATAATATTCCAAATTGTTGAAGTTGCCTCAAAACCATATATAGTTGAACAAAATTCTAGTTTGGATGCTTTGAAATCTCTTCTTGATCAGAAATTACATGGTAAGAGGTTCCTGCTCGTGCTAGACGATGTCTGGAATGAAAATCTCTCTAAATGGAAAGTATTGAGGGACTACCTATTCACAGCGAGCAGCGATAAAGAATCGAAAGGCAGCAAAATCATGGTGACTACTCGTAGCAAAAATGTTGCCTCTATTATGGGAAGCAATCTTCAATTTGAGTTGAAACCAtttgacaaaggtgagtgttgGAAACTATTTGTGAAATTTTCATTCCAAGAAGCAGAGAAGGAAGCAGAGGAATACCCAAGGCTTaagaaaattggaaaaaatgttGTTCAAAAATGTAATGGGATACCCTTAGCAATAGTAACCTTAGGTTGCCTTCTTAGATCAAAATCTCATGATGAAAATGAGTGGAAAAAAATAAGTGATAGTGAGATGTGGGAGTTAGATCAAGAAAATAATGCTATTTTGCCATCATTGAGATTGAGCTATAATTACTTGCCACCAGAACTAAAGCAATGTTTTTCATATTGCTCTTGTTTCCCAAAAGATTATCCATTTGTGGTTATTGAGTTGATTATGTTTTGGATGGCGCATGGACTCCTTCAACCTACACGCGAAGACGAAGACGTAGAAGACATTGGAGAGTTTTATATTAAGATCGAAGCTAGTTTCAGCTTCTTTGCTTCAAATTGATGCTTCTTCCTACTcctttaatttgaaaaattcaATGACATTTAGAAGGCTCAAAATGCATGATTTTGTACATGAACTTGCAAAATTAACAATGAAGGAGTCAAGCAAAGCTAGAAGCATCGTGCAGCTGGGGAAACAAGAAGAAGCATCCATGGAGGAATTGGCCTCTGACAAATTCAACTATCTAAAGGTTTTCAACTTAGAAGAGAGATGAAATTCATTTCATTGCCTGATAATTGTTTTGCCAAGATGAAGAAACACTTGAGATACCTCAATCTAAAAGGTTGTAGTAGTTTGAAAACACTCCCTAATTCCATTTGTGACTTGCAAAATCTACAATGTTTGAACCTTCCTAAATGTTACATGAAAAATCTCATCAGCcttcaatatctttttctaactgTCAAAGTTACAAGTTTGTCCTCCATGAACATAGGACACTTTCGACAACTCAAATTCttgtttctttggttttgtaCAAAGTTAGTGTCTGTACCAAGTGCTGTTGGTCGCTTAACTACTTTAAAGAAGTTAGTGATTCATTGGTGTACTGACCTGGTGAATTTCGaaggcgaagaagaagaagaaaagaaaatgtggCAGCCTATAGTTTGAACCTTCAAGTGCTTGAGATTAATGGATCATTCAAGTTGGAAGCTTTACCTGATTGGCTTTACAGAGCTACTAAATTGCGCTATTTGAGAATATGGGGAGGAAGAATGGAATCATTTCCCACATGCTTTCCAAGTGATTCTCTTGAAGAACTTCGTATCATTTCTTGTAGACTCTTGTCATTTCTTCCCATCAAGATGGATCAATTCCATAATCTTCAATTCTTAGAGATAGATGATTGTCCTATACTAAGTGCAAGGTATAACAAGAAGACAGGTCtggatttgaaaaaaattgttcaTATCCCACATTGCGAGGTTGGTTTATTCAATTTCTAATGCTTTATTTATACTTGCATGAAAATTTCTAACAAAAATTGAGTAAATGATCAAATTTGtctttaaaagattatttattttttaaattagtctctgaaaaattttttaatcaaatttatcctTCACATTAGCAAATTTTGACGTCGTCAGCAATAAAAACGACGAAAAGATTAATGTgactaacttaaaatttttgaaagacaaatttgatttaaaaaatcttttaaaaacctaTTTAGAGAACGAATGATTTTTCAGACTTTAGAGACAATTTTGACTATTTAAGCATTGAAAATCCTTACATACATACACGTACTTGTTTGTGGctatatttattatttcatataTCATTTCTAGTAGCTAGTAGTGTAGCCTTGAATTTTTGCAGATTGATGGGAAAGAccaaaatgatgatgatgatgatgatgaaaaaagatCAAATATGAAGtgaagaaaggaaaataaaaagcaTTATCTTTATGTGTAGTGTCTTTGTCTAATGATTCTGTTCTAATTGCTTTGTTTTGAGTACAATTCATGTTTTTTAGCTACAAAATTTTATCCTTTATATAATGTTGCATTATTATTTAAGACTGAAGTAAAGTTATGTCTTTGGCCACCTCAGACTTGAGATGTTGAGTTTGAAACTATGAATAATATGTTAAGTTTGAATTGTTCTGAATGTTACTATAGGTTAATTCGATTTTTAATTGGAtgttatagtttaaaattttttttcccaGGTTTTGATTGCATAGAGAATTTAATACCACTCAAGTACCGTATTTTGTTCATCctttaagaattaaaaaatagtcTTATATGAAATATTTTAAGCTTAACtaagtttttagtttttatgaaaatatactATTTTGCTTGGGTTCCtgtaatttttaactaaaactagAAGATTTATTTTGGTCATTGTTCTCATCCGTTTTTGATAAATAATGATGTAACATATTAAATAATAGCAtaacaaattcaaatattagCCTTGGCCTTAGTATTTGGGATTTTGTCGAATATAAATGTTGAtggaaaaatattttcgataaaGGTAAATTGGTTCGAAGTAATAAAGAGGCCAAAGACATAGGTAGTTTTCGAAAAGATACATGCGCAAGCATGGGCTGGAGGTAATCAACGCAGATTCGATTACATTTACTTTATTAAATCGAATAAGTCTGATCGAACAAGATATTCGAGACGGGTAATCGAACAAGTTCGAATAAATGGATCAAACAGTTATGGTAGTGGAGAAGTTAAAGGCTTCCATCACGCGAGGAAATTATGGAAAACAATTATAATCAAAAGGCGGGAACGGTTACCAAGGAG
This sequence is a window from Arachis duranensis cultivar V14167 chromosome 2, aradu.V14167.gnm2.J7QH, whole genome shotgun sequence. Protein-coding genes within it:
- the LOC107473014 gene encoding putative disease resistance protein RGA3 — protein: NDDIEVSKNFDVLMWVCVSDSFVVNRIIFQIVEVASKPYIVEQNSSLDALKSLLDQKLHGKRFLLVLDDVWNENLSKWKVLRDYLFTASSDKESKGSKIMVTTRSKNVASIMGSNLQFELKPFDKGECWKLFVKFSFQEAEKEAEEYPRLKKIGKNVVQKCNGIPLAIVTLGCLLRSKSHDENEWKKISDSEMWELDQENNAILPSLRLSYNYLPPELKQCFSYCSCFPKDYPFVVIELIMFWMAHGLLQPTREDEDVEDIGEFYIKIEASFSFFASN